From one Coffea eugenioides isolate CCC68of chromosome 11, Ceug_1.0, whole genome shotgun sequence genomic stretch:
- the LOC113752959 gene encoding polygalacturonase At1g48100-like translates to MGSISCRHFTFLLIIVLLIWSSSMEGCNARRGKHWRHSRGIGVSLSKKKGKNHGTSYHHGHVNKPKKKTPSPQAPPAFSPPSSTPSPRPSPPILAPRPPQKGYGNAPSTSIFNVLNFGAKGDGTTDDTKAFEAAWAAACKVEASTIIVPSDSVFLVGPISFSGPYCQHDIVFQLDGKIIAPTNTRAWGSGILQWLQFTKLVGITIQGSGTIDGRGAVWWQDSPLQDPVDSESKLIVPLNGTVGRNPSIPIQGSLGGKMPSIKPTALRFYGSFNVSVTGITIQNSPQCHLKFDNCIGVSVYNFSVSSPGDSPNTDGIHLQNSRDVLIRSTNVACGDDCVSIQTGCTNVYIHNINCGPGHGISIGGLGKDETRACVSNITIRDIIMHQTMNGVRIKTWQGGSGSVQGVLFSNIIVSEVQLPIVIDQFYCDKTTCKNQSSAVALSGIHYENIRGTYTVKPVHLACSDNVPCTQVTLNDIELKPLQESYHMYDPYCWQTFGELYSPTEPPIECLQIGKPPGNRIQADHDSC, encoded by the exons ATGGGCTCTATCAGCTGCAGGCACTTCACATTCTTGCTGATCATTGTTCTTCTTATTTGGTCTTCAAGCATGGAAGGTTGCAATGCAAGAAGAGGCAAGCATTGGAGGCACAGCAGAGGCATTGGAGTTTCTTTGTccaagaagaaaggaaaaaatcaTGGCACTAGTTACCATCATGGCCATGTTAACAAACCGAAAAAGAAAACTCCATCTCCACAAGCACCACCGGCATTCTCGCCACCCTCTTCAACACCATCACCAAGGCCATCACCTCCCATCCTCGCACCAAGGCCACCACAGAAAGGTTATGGAAATGCACCTTCTACTTCCATCTTCAATGTGTTAAATTTTGGAGCCAAGGGGGATGGAACCACAGATGATACCAAG GCGTTCGAAGCAGCATGGGCAGCCGCTTGTAAAGTTGAGGCATCAACGATTATTGTCCCATCAGATTCTGTATTCCTTGTGGGCCCAATTTCGTTCTCTGGCCCTTATTGTCAGCATGACATTGTATTCCAG TTAGATGGCAAAATAATTGCACCAACAAACACTCGTGCCTGGGGCTCAGGTATTTTACAGTGGCTTCAGTTTACAAAGCTGGTGGGAATTACAATTCAGGGAAGTGGCACAATTGATGGAAGAGGTGCAGTATGGTGGCAAGATTCCCCACTTCAAGATCCTGTAGACAGCGAATCAAAACTAATTGTCCCGTTGAACGGAACAGTAGGAAGAAACCCATCAATTCCT ATCCAGGGCTCTCTAGGTGGAAAAATGCCGAGCATAAAACCAACG GCACTAAGGTTTTatggaagctttaatgtgtcCGTCACAGGCATAACAATTCAAAACAGTCCTCAGTGCCACCTCAAGTTTGATAATTGCATTGGAGTTTCAGTGTATAACTTCAGTGTTTCATCTCCTGGAGACAGTCCCAACACAGACGGAATTCACTTACAGAATTCAAGAGATGTGCTTATCCGTAGTACCAACGTTGCTTGCG GAGATGACTGTGTATCAATACAAACTGGATGCACAAACGTGTACATTCATAACATAAACTGTGGACCAGGACATGGAATCAGTATTGGAGGCCTAGGAAAAGATGAGACCAGAGCTTGTGTTTCGAATATCACAATCCGAGATATCATTATGCATCAGACCATGAATGGTGTCAGAATAAAGACATGGCAG GGAGGATCAGGTTCAGTGCAAGGAGTTCTGTTTTCAAACATTATAGTGTCCGAGGTCCAACTTCCTATTGTAATTGATCAATTCTACTGTGACAAGACTACATGCAAGAATCAATCATCGGCTGTGGCTCTATCAGGAATCCACTATGAGAACATAAGAGGAACATACACAGTAAAACCAGTGCATTTGGCATGCAGTGACAACGTTCCCTGCACGCAAGTAACTCTAAATGATATTGAACTAAAACCGCTGCAAGAAAGCTACCATATGTATGACCCCTACTGTTGGCAGACATTTGGGGAGCTGTATTCTCCTACTGAACCTCCAATTGAGTGCTTACAGATTGGTAAGCCACCAGGCAACAGGATTCAAGCAGATCATGATTCATGTTAG
- the LOC113753979 gene encoding probable polygalacturonase At1g80170 — MAKKLVFICVLVLLSLTGKGGAGARFSEEANILRKVEDFDVEIGGGDDDVEFLEEPFWASERGNKVLVNVDTFGAVGDGVADDTQAFVKAWNQACSTRGSVLLVPQGRRYLVNATRFKGPCEGKLVFQIEGTIVAPTEPKNWDPKNPRLWLGFYNVSKALFQGHGVIDGSGSKWWAASCKKNKSNPCKGAPTALTIDSSSAVRVKGLTIQNSQQMHFVISRSDSIRVTGVKVSSPEDSPNTDGIHITESTNVLLQNCKIGTGDDCVSIVNGSSDIRMKTIYCGPGHGISIGSLGKDNSVGIVTKVVLDTAFLRGTTNGLRIKTWQGGSGYVRGVRYQNVRVDDVSNPIIIDQFYCDSPTPCQNQSSAVEISEIMYKNISGTSKSKNAMKFACSDTVPCSHIVLNNINLESRDGTVETYCNSAIGFGYGYVQPSAECLTSSDKEKIIKQEPELAQNSQGYLIHTEL, encoded by the exons ATGGCCAAGaagttagtttttatttgtgtGCTTGTTTTGCTTAGTCTGACAGGTAAAGGTGGAGCAGGAGCAAGGTTTTCGGAGGAGGCCAACATTTTAAGGAAAGTTGAGGATTTTGACGTTGAAATAGGAGGAGGAGATGACGATGTTGAGTTCCTTGAGGAGCCATTTTGGGCAAGTGAAAGAGGGAACAAGGTTCTCGTCAATGTGGATACCTTTGGTGCTGTTGGAGATGGAGTTGCGGATGATACCCAG GCATTTGTAAAAGCATGGAATCAAGCTTGTTCTACACGAGGATCAGTGCTTTTGGTTCCCCAAGGGCGGCGTTATCTAGTGAATGCAACACGATTTAAAGGGCCTTGCGAAGGCAAGTTAGTGTTTCAG ATTGAAGGAACAATAGTTGCACCAACCGAGCCCAAAAACTGGGATCCAAAAAACCCACGACTTTGGCTTGGTTTTTACAATGTCAGCAAAGCTCTCTTCCAAGGTCATGGAGTAATTGATGGCTCAGGAAGCAAATGGTGGGCAGCATCCTGCAAAAAGAACAAGTCTAAT CCTTGCAAAGGAGCTCCAACG GCGTTAACTATAGATTCAAGCTCAGCAGTTAGGGTGAAGGGCCTTACAATTCAAAATAGCCAACAGATGCATTTTGTCATTTCAAGATCAGACTCAATACGTGTAACAGGTGTAAAAGTTTCCTCTCCAGAGGACAGTCCCAATACTGATGGAATTCATATCACTGAATCAACTAACGTGTTACTCCAGAATTGCAAAATAGGAACAG GTGATGACTGCGTCTCAATTGTTAATGGAAGCTCTGATATCAGGATGAAGACAATATATTGTGGACCTGGTCATGGTATTAG TATAGGAAGCCTTGGGAAGGACAACTCTGTTGGCATAGTGACGAAAGTGGTTCTAGATACGGCGTTTCTTCGAGGTACTACGAATGGCCTCCGGATCAAGACTTGGCAG GGAGGATCTGGGTATGTTCGAGGGGTACGATATCAGAATGTGAGAGTAGATGACGTTTCAAATCCCATTATCATTGACCAATTCTACTGTGATTCGCCGACGCCTTGCCAGAACCAG AGTTCTGCAGTTGAAATAAGTGAAATCATGTACAAGAACATTAGCGGGACTTCCAAAAGCAAAAACGCCATGAAATTTGCATGCAGCGACACGGTTCCTTGCAGCCACATTGTGCTGAACAACATCAACCTAGAATCTAGGGATGGTACTGTAGAGACTTATTGCAACTCTGCCATAGGGTTTGGGTATGGATACGTGCAACCCTCTGCGGAATGTCTGACCTCATCAGACAAAGAAAAAATCATCAAGCAGGAGCCTGAGCTTGCCCAAAACAGCCAAGGCTATCTCATTCACACTGAATTGTGA